A section of the Acropora muricata isolate sample 2 chromosome 4, ASM3666990v1, whole genome shotgun sequence genome encodes:
- the LOC136914747 gene encoding sodium-dependent neutral amino acid transporter B(0)AT1-like isoform X2: MTTYVVRRLGGNEHAARRYNSFSGAFLIPYFTSLVLLGIPLFFLELAIGQSIRQGPIGVWRAIHPYLGGVGVASAVACLLVAMYYNMIIAWCFFYLFVSFQDPLPYSTCPLGPNCTTNEGCILAGRTQYFWYTKTLGAASSIEKMGEFQWHLCLVLFLAWALLYLFVSRGVRSVGKAVYITATLPYIVLAIFFGRAVTLKGSLDGIIHMFKPEFSRLLSPIVWLEAVTQVFFSVGVGFGTLIAMSSYNHIHNNCKRDAIFISLTDSFTSVFAAVVVFSMLGFKAHNSYDECLALYGGVNNTNLPPGVTLQEKCHNLTHWLSESFQGPGLTFIAFTEAILKLPLSPAWSVLLFCMLLSLGLGSMFGILEGALNSLHEQKLIPLRKEILTGLTCCVCMAVGALFCQTSGEYWLQMFDSFSATLPLLVICFFELVGVSWIYGANRFYDDIEYMLRVRPCWYWKVTWRFVSPLIVLVIFVCSLLNMGMKPVTYSAWRENKGDVKSVAYPTWCYFIIGSLICASCLCIPVVFMLRLFQRIHEKRKRDSEIVRDLLQSARKSEREK; encoded by the exons GTGCATTTCTTATACCATATTTTACCAGCCTAGTTTTACTTGGCATTCCCTTATTCTTCTTGGAACTCGCTATTGGCCAAAGCATTCGCCAAGGGCCCATCGGCGTTTGGAGAGCCATTCACCCTTACTTGGGTGGGGTAGGGGTCGCTTCCGCAGTTGCGTGCTTGCTGGTAGCCATGTACTACAACATGATTATCGCTTGGTGCTTTTTCTACTTGTTCGTATCATTTCAAGACCCTCTTCCTTACTCGACATGTCCCTTGGGACCAAACTGTACCACAAACGAGGGTTGCATCCTCGCCGGTCGAACTCAGTACTTCTGGTACACGAAGACACTCGGTGCAGCTTCTTCGATCGAGAAAATGGGAGAATTTCAATGGCATCTTTGTCTTGTCTTATTCCTGGCATGGgctttgctgtatttgtttgTTAGCCGTGGGGTCAGGTCTGTTGGAAAG GCGGTCTATATAACTGCCACATTGCCTTACATTGTGCTGGCCATATTCTTTGGAAGAGCGGTCACTTTGAAAGGCTCGTTGGATGGTATTATCCACATGTTTAAGCCAGAG TTCTCTAGACTATTGAGTCCTATAGTATGGCTGGAGGCTGTCACACAGGTCTTCTTTTCGGTTGGTGTTGGTTTCGGAACTCTGATAGCAATGTCGAGCTACAATCATATTCATAACAACTGCAAGAGGGACGCCATCTTCATTTCTCTCACTGACAGCTTTACTTCCGTGTTTGCTGCTGTGGTCGTATTCTCTATGCTTGGTTTCAAG GCACATAACTCCTATGACGAGTGCTTAGCATTGTACGGTGGGGTGAACAATACGAACCTTCCCCCAGGAGTGACACTTCAAGAGAAGTGCCACAATCTAACACATTGGCTTTCTGAG TCCTTTCAAGGCCCTGGTCTGACCTTTATCGCATTCACAGAAGCGATACTGAAGTTGCCACTATCGCCGGCGTGGTCGGTTCTGCTCTTCTGTATGTTGCTATCTCTTGGGCTAGGCAGTATGTTTGGTATTCTGGAAGGCGCCCTGAATTCCCTGCACGAGCAGAAGCTGATTCCACTACGAAAAGAAATTCTAACAG GTCTGACGTGTTGTGTGTGTATGGCTGTTGGTGCTTTATTTTGTCAAACTTCCGGAGAGTACTGGCTTCAGATGTTTGATAGTTTTTCTGCTACTCTTCCTTTGCTTGTCATCTGCTTCTTTGAACTTGTGGGTGTTTCATGGATTTACGGCGCTAACCG ATTTTATGACGATATAGAATACATGCTTCGAGTGCGGCCATGTTGGTACTGGAAAGTAACCTGGAGATTTGTGTCCCCTCTGATCGTTTTGGTGATTTTCGTCTGCAGTCTGCTCAACATGGGAATGAAACCAGTTACATATTCAGCCTGGAGAGAAAACAAG ggGGACGTAAAAAGCGTGGCATATCCCACATGGTGCTACTTCATTATAGGTTCACTGATCTGCGCCTCTTGCTTATGCATCCCTGTGGTTTTCATGCTGAGACTGTTCCAGCGAATccacgaaaaaagaaaaagagattcaGAGATTGTTCGCGATTTGCTTCAATCTGCAAGGAAATCAGAGCGAGAAAAATGA